One genomic region from Quercus robur chromosome 4, dhQueRobu3.1, whole genome shotgun sequence encodes:
- the LOC126720892 gene encoding GDSL esterase/lipase 1-like: MMDSRVYFSLLVLFTAFFIATHCLPLPEEHAALFIFGDSTYDAGNNNYIKTTDYYRSNYVPYGETFFKRSTGRFSDGRLASDFIAEYAKLPYITPYLQPGYNQFTDGANFASAGAGALAETYKSGNLIDLKSQLSYFTNFERQLIQKLGDPKAKALLSRAVYLIAIGSNDYAAAVSANSSASPEEYVNMVNGNLTSVIREIYNKGGRKFGIPNLEPMGCLPSAKAVNPSNTSACFQALNDLTQLHNKALSEALQKLANELDGFKYSLADAYTALSDKINNPSKYGFKEANIACCGSGPFRGTNSCGGKRLSNKYELCENVSEYVFFDGGHTTEKANEHLANLMWSGTPNIAGPYNLKALFEL; this comes from the exons ATGATGGATTCAAGGGTCTATTTCAGTTTGTTGGTTTTGTTTACAGCCTTTTTTATCGCAACCCACTGTCTTCCTCTGCCAGAGGAACATGCTGCCTTATTCATCTTTGGAGATTCAACATATGATGCTGGAAATAATAACTATATCAAAACCACTGATTATTACCGATCGAATTATGTGCCATATGGGGAAACCTTTTTCAAACGCTCTACTGGGAGATTTTCGGATGGCCGTTTAGCGTCAGATTTTATTG CTGAATATGCAAAGTTACCGTACATTACACCATATTTACAACCTGGTTATAATCAATTTACTGATGGGGCAAACTTCGCATCTGCTGGAGCTGGTGCTCTTGCTGAAACTTACAAGTCAGGAAAT TTGATAGACCTAAAATCTCAACTAAGTTATTTCACGAACTTTGAGAGGCAGTTGATCCAAAAACTAGGTGATCCAAAAGCTAAGGCATTATTGTCAAGAGCAGTATACTTAATTGCCATTGGCAGCAATGATTATGCAGCTGCTGTCTCTGCGAATTCCAGTGCGAGTCCAGAAGAATACGTAAACATGGTGAACGGCAATTTGACATCTGTGATCAga GAAATATATAATAAAGGAGGAAGGAAATTTGGTATTCCAAACTTAGAGCCAATGGGTTGTCTTCCATCGGCAAAAGCAGTAAATCCAAGCAACACAAGTGCATGCTTCCAGGCACTAAATGACCTAACACAATTACACAATAAAGCACTTTCAGAAGCCCTCCAGAAGCTAGCGAACGAGCTCGACGGGTTCAAGTATTCATTAGCCGATGCTTACACTGCTCTTAGTGACAAAATAAATAACCCTTCAAAATATG GGTTCAAGGAAGCGAATATTGCATGCTGTGGAAGTGGTCCATTCAGGGGAACTAATAGTTGTGGAGGGAAGAGATTATCTAATAAGTATGAATTATGTGAAAATGTTAGTGAATATGTGTTTTTTGACGGAGGTCATACCACCGAAAAGGCTAATGAGCATCTCGCAAATCTAATGTGGAGTGGAACTCCCAATATTGCTGGACCTTACAATCTCAAAGcattgtttgaactttga